A section of the Paracoccaceae bacterium genome encodes:
- the rpmF gene encoding 50S ribosomal protein L32, which produces MAVPQNKITKSRRNMRRAHDALVAGNPAECPNCGELKRPHHVCASCGHYADREIVAQADEIDLDDEDAA; this is translated from the coding sequence ATGGCCGTCCCACAGAATAAAATCACCAAGTCGCGCCGTAATATGCGCCGCGCCCATGACGCTCTGGTTGCTGGCAACCCGGCGGAATGCCCGAATTGCGGCGAGCTGAAGCGCCCGCATCACGTCTGCGCCTCTTGCGGTCACTATGCCGACCGGGAAATTGTCGCCCAGGCGGATGAAATTGACCTCGACGACGAAGACGCGGCGTAA
- the plsX gene encoding phosphate acyltransferase PlsX — MSDPVDSTDGADGHSSPAKILISVDAMGGDHGAEAVVAGIADSAARNADIGFIVHGDAEELTRLIAKRNIAGRCDIRHASEVVTMDAKPSHVMRRGKATSMWGAIASVKDGEASAAVSCGNTGALMAVSMLQLRKLEGVNRPAIACLWPSRNPQGFNIMLDVGADIRADERDLVQYALMGASYARNGLDLALPRVGLLNVGTEDHKGRAELQAAGDQLSDLGQAANFDYVGFVEGGDIPSDRVDVIVTDGFTGNVALKTGEGTAGLVRDFLRDAFSKTLLSKGAALLASTSLGRFARRIDPRRVNGGVFLGLNGTVVKSHGSADATGISSAIKLAYTLAQSNFTDRLAARVALAPAQAVPNEAAQ; from the coding sequence ATGTCTGACCCGGTCGACAGTACCGACGGCGCGGACGGGCATTCTAGCCCAGCCAAAATCCTGATTTCAGTCGATGCGATGGGTGGCGACCACGGTGCGGAAGCGGTGGTCGCCGGCATTGCCGATTCTGCGGCGCGCAATGCCGATATCGGGTTTATCGTCCATGGCGATGCCGAAGAGCTGACGCGCCTGATCGCCAAACGCAACATTGCCGGGCGCTGCGACATCCGCCACGCGTCCGAGGTTGTGACGATGGACGCCAAACCCAGCCACGTGATGCGGCGCGGCAAGGCGACCTCGATGTGGGGGGCCATCGCATCGGTCAAGGATGGCGAGGCTTCGGCGGCGGTATCCTGCGGCAATACCGGCGCGCTGATGGCGGTGTCGATGCTGCAACTGAGGAAGCTTGAGGGCGTCAATCGCCCGGCCATCGCCTGCCTGTGGCCGTCGCGCAACCCGCAGGGGTTCAACATCATGCTGGACGTAGGCGCGGACATTCGCGCCGATGAACGCGACCTTGTACAATACGCTCTGATGGGCGCGTCCTATGCGCGCAACGGTCTGGATCTGGCCCTGCCGCGCGTCGGGCTGCTGAATGTCGGGACCGAAGACCACAAAGGCCGCGCCGAACTCCAGGCCGCTGGTGATCAGCTGAGCGACCTCGGGCAGGCCGCGAATTTCGATTATGTGGGTTTTGTCGAGGGCGGGGATATCCCGTCGGATCGGGTGGATGTGATCGTGACCGATGGGTTTACTGGCAATGTGGCCCTGAAAACCGGCGAAGGCACTGCCGGGCTGGTTCGCGATTTCCTGCGCGATGCGTTTTCCAAGACGCTTCTGTCGAAGGGTGCCGCGCTGTTGGCGTCAACCTCGCTGGGCCGGTTTGCGCGCCGGATTGACCCGCGCCGGGTGAACGGCGGCGTGTTTCTGGGCCTGAACGGGACGGTGGTGAAATCCCACGGCTCGGCCGATGCGACCGGGATCAGCAGTGCGATCAAGCTGGCCTATACGCTGGCGCAGTCGAACTTTACCGACCGTCTGGCCGCCCGCGTCGCCCTTGCACCGGCGCAGGCCGTGCCGAACGAGGCCGCGCAATGA
- a CDS encoding 2'-deoxycytidine 5'-triphosphate deaminase produces the protein MKPFGVLPAQGIRALIDDGALTSDFPFEDGQLQPASLDLRLGTEAFRVRASFLSGGGASVADRLEEFTMHRVDLTGGAVLEKGCVYVVPLMERLALPGDIQAVANAKSSTGRLDLLTRTITDGSTEFDRIPKNYSGPLFAEICPRSFSVLVRPGMRLNQIRFRRGHAVLSDFELRARHQDSPLVSGEAVISDGLGFSVDLMPHETTLVGYRAKPHTGVIDLDRIGHYPAREFWEEVHSDQGRIILDPGAFYILVSREAVTIPPDCAAEMAPYLAMVGEFRVHYAGFFDPGFGHASAGGQGSRGVLEVRCHEAPFVLEHGQVVGRLVYEKMSEPPETLYGAGIASNYQGQGLKLSKHFKA, from the coding sequence ATGAAGCCGTTCGGCGTTCTGCCTGCCCAGGGCATCCGCGCCTTGATCGACGACGGAGCCCTGACGTCCGATTTTCCGTTCGAAGATGGCCAGCTTCAGCCAGCCTCGCTTGATCTGCGGTTGGGGACCGAGGCATTTCGCGTCCGCGCGTCCTTCCTGTCCGGGGGCGGTGCGTCGGTTGCGGATCGTCTGGAAGAATTCACCATGCACCGGGTTGATCTGACCGGCGGGGCGGTGCTGGAAAAAGGCTGCGTCTATGTTGTGCCGCTGATGGAGCGCCTTGCCCTGCCCGGTGACATTCAGGCGGTGGCGAACGCCAAATCCTCAACCGGGCGGCTGGACCTGCTGACCCGCACCATCACCGATGGCAGCACCGAATTCGATCGTATCCCGAAGAATTACTCCGGACCGCTGTTTGCCGAGATCTGCCCGCGCAGCTTTTCGGTCCTGGTGCGGCCCGGCATGCGCCTGAACCAGATCCGGTTTCGGCGCGGCCATGCAGTGCTGAGCGATTTTGAACTGCGCGCCCGCCACCAAGACAGCCCGCTGGTCAGTGGCGAGGCGGTGATTTCGGACGGGCTGGGCTTTTCCGTCGATCTGATGCCCCATGAAACCACGCTGGTCGGATACCGCGCCAAACCGCACACCGGGGTGATTGATCTGGACCGGATCGGCCACTATCCGGCACGGGAATTCTGGGAAGAGGTTCATTCCGACCAGGGCCGGATCATCCTCGACCCCGGCGCGTTCTACATTCTGGTCAGCCGAGAGGCGGTGACCATCCCCCCCGATTGCGCCGCCGAAATGGCCCCCTATCTGGCGATGGTCGGCGAATTCCGCGTCCATTACGCCGGGTTCTTCGACCCCGGCTTCGGCCACGCATCTGCAGGCGGACAAGGATCACGCGGCGTTCTTGAGGTCCGCTGCCACGAGGCGCCCTTCGTTCTGGAGCATGGTCAGGTCGTCGGGCGTTTGGTGTATGAGAAGATGTCAGAACCACCTGAAACGCTGTATGGCGCGGGGATCGCTTCGAACTATCAGGGTCAGGGATTGAAGCTGAGCAAGCATTTCAAAGCCTGA
- the fabH gene encoding beta-ketoacyl-ACP synthase III, with amino-acid sequence MTRRAVVRGVGHYLPENVVSNDDLAKTVDTSDDWIRGRTGIERRHFAAEGQTTSDLAVHAARAALEDAGLAVGDIDAIVLATSTADLTFPSAATMVQAALGMKQGFAFDLQAVCAGFIYALNMSDALILSGKANRILVIGAETFSRIMDWEDRTTCVLFGDGAGAVVLEAVDGDGTAADRGILATDLHSDGHFKDILYVDGGVSTGTTGYLRMQGKEVFRHAIEKLAATAHTALDRAGLEADDVDWIVPHQANLRIITGTARKMGVPMDRVVVTVQDHGNTSAASIPLALAVAKAEGKLKTGDLIVIEAIGGGLAWGSAVLRW; translated from the coding sequence ATGACCCGGCGCGCGGTTGTGCGCGGTGTCGGGCACTACCTGCCCGAAAACGTCGTCAGCAACGACGATCTGGCCAAAACAGTCGATACCTCGGACGACTGGATCAGGGGCCGCACAGGGATCGAGCGTCGCCATTTTGCCGCCGAGGGTCAGACAACGTCAGACCTGGCCGTGCACGCCGCGCGCGCTGCGCTGGAGGATGCGGGGCTGGCGGTTGGCGATATCGACGCCATCGTTCTGGCAACCTCGACCGCCGATCTGACCTTTCCATCGGCTGCCACGATGGTTCAGGCCGCGCTTGGCATGAAACAGGGATTCGCCTTTGACCTTCAGGCTGTCTGCGCTGGATTCATCTATGCGCTGAACATGTCGGACGCGCTGATCCTGTCTGGCAAGGCCAACCGAATTCTGGTCATCGGGGCCGAGACATTCTCGCGCATCATGGACTGGGAAGACCGCACCACCTGCGTGTTGTTCGGCGACGGTGCCGGGGCCGTGGTGCTTGAGGCGGTGGATGGCGACGGCACCGCAGCGGACCGGGGTATTCTGGCGACCGATCTGCATTCGGACGGTCATTTCAAGGACATCCTTTATGTTGACGGCGGCGTGTCGACCGGCACCACCGGATATCTCAGGATGCAGGGTAAAGAGGTGTTCCGCCACGCGATCGAAAAGCTTGCCGCGACCGCGCATACGGCGCTGGACCGGGCCGGTTTGGAGGCGGATGACGTCGACTGGATCGTACCCCATCAGGCCAACCTGCGAATCATCACCGGCACGGCGCGCAAGATGGGTGTGCCGATGGACCGGGTCGTGGTCACGGTTCAGGATCACGGCAATACCTCGGCGGCGTCGATTCCGCTGGCGCTGGCCGTTGCAAAGGCCGAGGGCAAGCTGAAAACCGGCGATTTGATCGTGATCGAGGCCATCGGCGGAGGCCTTGCCTGGGGTTCGGCGGTTCTGCGCTGGTAA
- a CDS encoding GNAT family N-acetyltransferase, with the protein MSRSGNQNPRQSDWHVRTYRADDAAACAEVFRHAVLQGAAAHYDQKQRDAWAAGPDADSLHRRLAAQLALVSVDTAGQVNGFFSLTDGGLVDFAFVMPDLRGTGLADHLLERLTEAARARGLTRMTTEASLVARSFFARNGWSEERRQTVTKGDVQLDNFVMSLDLGIAESAA; encoded by the coding sequence ATGAGCCGGTCTGGCAATCAAAACCCGCGCCAGTCTGACTGGCACGTGCGCACCTATCGCGCCGATGATGCCGCCGCCTGCGCCGAGGTGTTTCGCCATGCGGTGCTGCAGGGGGCGGCCGCGCATTACGACCAGAAGCAGCGCGATGCCTGGGCTGCGGGGCCGGATGCGGACAGCCTGCACCGGCGGCTGGCGGCGCAACTGGCGCTGGTCTCGGTCGATACGGCCGGACAGGTCAACGGCTTCTTCTCGTTGACTGACGGCGGCCTTGTGGATTTTGCTTTCGTGATGCCGGACCTGCGCGGGACGGGCCTGGCGGATCACCTGTTGGAGCGGTTGACCGAAGCGGCGCGGGCGCGCGGTCTGACCCGGATGACGACCGAGGCAAGCCTGGTCGCGCGCAGTTTCTTTGCCCGCAACGGCTGGTCGGAAGAACGCCGCCAGACCGTCACCAAGGGCGATGTTCAGCTGGACAATTTCGTTATGTCGCTGGACCTTGGGATCGCCGAAAGCGCCGCATGA
- a CDS encoding peroxidase-related enzyme (This protein belongs to a clade of uncharacterized proteins related to peroxidases such as the alkylhydroperoxidase AhpD.), with amino-acid sequence MPLLPSLPDAAHLSDLLVRYPDHVQTLMALTNQVMRDDGALDVATRELIAAYVSGLNACQFCHGSHRLYAEVFGIAPELIDAVLDDLQTAPIDPSLRPVLAYAAKLNTLPSRLVPADSQAILDAGWPEAAIFDVVEVVALFNFYNRLVEGAGVNFSYDGAEGHSAFAPDSDHSRSYLNYADRIAEQVKTNAG; translated from the coding sequence ATGCCACTCCTCCCCTCCCTACCCGATGCGGCGCATCTGTCGGACCTGTTGGTGCGGTATCCTGACCATGTGCAAACGCTGATGGCACTCACCAATCAGGTGATGCGCGACGATGGTGCGCTGGATGTCGCCACGCGCGAGTTGATCGCCGCCTATGTTTCGGGGTTGAATGCCTGCCAGTTCTGCCACGGCTCGCATCGCCTTTATGCCGAGGTTTTTGGGATCGCGCCCGAGCTAATTGACGCAGTGCTGGACGATCTGCAGACCGCGCCGATTGACCCGTCACTGCGGCCTGTGCTGGCCTATGCGGCCAAGTTGAACACCCTGCCCAGCCGTCTGGTCCCGGCAGATTCGCAGGCGATTCTGGACGCCGGCTGGCCCGAGGCCGCGATATTCGACGTGGTCGAGGTTGTGGCGCTGTTCAACTTCTACAATCGTCTGGTTGAGGGTGCCGGGGTCAATTTCTCATATGACGGCGCAGAGGGCCATTCCGCCTTCGCCCCGGATAGCGACCACAGCCGATCCTACCTCAACTATGCCGACAGAATTGCCGAACAGGTCAAGACAAACGCAGGCTGA
- a CDS encoding metalloregulator ArsR/SmtB family transcription factor translates to MPHPAVQHAEVFDALGSDVRRELLDRLVQQPRTVGELARGLPISRPAVSRHLKVLQDAGLIACEAQGNRNLYRVRPDGFGAAQDWLGRFWGDALNRFRLVAENTAPRHDD, encoded by the coding sequence ATGCCCCACCCCGCCGTCCAGCATGCCGAGGTTTTCGACGCTTTGGGAAGTGACGTGCGGCGTGAATTGCTGGATCGGCTGGTGCAACAGCCCCGCACGGTTGGCGAATTGGCACGCGGGCTGCCGATCTCGCGCCCGGCTGTGTCACGGCATCTGAAGGTTCTGCAGGATGCCGGGCTGATCGCTTGTGAGGCGCAGGGCAATCGAAACCTCTATCGCGTGCGGCCCGATGGGTTCGGCGCGGCGCAGGATTGGCTGGGCCGGTTCTGGGGCGATGCGCTGAACCGGTTCAGGCTGGTGGCCGAAAACACCGCGCCGAGGCACGATGACTGA
- the bamE gene encoding outer membrane protein assembly factor BamE, with protein sequence MDFTLYRRKAALALAILALSATAACTSVFRNHGFVPPPEDLASVTPGVTTRDEAAQIIGRPSSTGVLTGGGWYYVQSRWKHYAWREPEEVERKVLAVTFQEGVVANVETYGLQDGRVVPLSRRVTDSNVADISIIKQLFGNIGTLSADQITGG encoded by the coding sequence ATGGATTTTACGCTGTATCGTCGCAAAGCGGCATTGGCCTTGGCAATTTTGGCGCTCAGCGCGACGGCGGCCTGCACCTCGGTCTTTCGCAATCACGGCTTCGTTCCACCCCCCGAAGATCTGGCATCGGTCACGCCGGGCGTGACCACCCGTGACGAGGCGGCGCAGATCATCGGGCGGCCCAGCTCCACCGGCGTTCTGACCGGCGGAGGCTGGTATTACGTACAAAGCCGCTGGAAGCATTATGCCTGGCGCGAACCGGAAGAGGTTGAGCGCAAAGTGCTGGCCGTGACCTTCCAGGAAGGCGTCGTCGCCAATGTCGAAACCTATGGCCTGCAGGACGGACGTGTGGTTCCCCTGTCGCGCCGGGTGACCGACAGCAACGTCGCCGACATCTCGATCATCAAACAGCTGTTCGGCAACATCGGCACGCTGAGCGCGGATCAGATCACCGGCGGCTAA
- a CDS encoding NADH-quinone oxidoreductase subunit A (Catalyzes the transfer of electrons from NADH to quinone), with amino-acid sequence MDDIVRDYLPILIFLGLAIGLGIVLILAAVIVAVRNPDPEKVSAYECGFNAFDDARMKFDVRFYLVSILFIIFDLEIAMLFPWAVSFQYVGDVGFWSMMVFLGVLTIGFAYEWKKGALEWE; translated from the coding sequence TTGGACGACATCGTACGCGACTATCTTCCGATCCTGATTTTCCTGGGCCTGGCCATCGGGCTTGGCATCGTGCTGATCCTGGCTGCCGTGATCGTCGCGGTGCGCAATCCGGACCCGGAAAAGGTGTCAGCCTATGAATGCGGCTTTAACGCCTTCGATGATGCGCGGATGAAGTTCGATGTGCGGTTCTACCTCGTCTCGATCCTGTTCATCATTTTCGATCTGGAAATCGCGATGCTGTTCCCCTGGGCGGTCAGCTTCCAGTATGTCGGCGATGTCGGCTTCTGGTCGATGATGGTGTTCCTGGGCGTTCTGACCATCGGGTTTGCCTATGAATGGAAGAAAGGCGCGCTGGAATGGGAGTGA
- the kynA gene encoding tryptophan 2,3-dioxygenase: MTTPEDPARDGAKMDFSDAMSYGDYLHLGALLTAQHPISDAHDEMLFVVQHQVSELWMRLALHELDAARALIAAGELRPAFKMLARVSWIFEQLNNAWDVLRTMTPSEYTRFREILGASSGFQSLQYRLIEFAVGNRNPAMLKPHGHDPAAIAALEAELARPSLYDIALDRLAAAGFAVPHGVLTRDRREKHQPDPAVEAAWAEVYRKPEAHWELYELAEKLVDFEDYFRRWRFNHVTTVERIIGLKRGTGGTGGVNYLRRMLEVELFPELWSVRTVL; encoded by the coding sequence ATGACCACGCCCGAGGATCCGGCCCGCGACGGGGCGAAGATGGATTTCTCGGACGCGATGTCTTACGGCGACTATCTGCATCTGGGCGCGCTGCTGACCGCCCAGCATCCGATCAGTGATGCCCATGACGAGATGCTGTTCGTGGTGCAACACCAGGTCTCGGAATTGTGGATGCGGCTGGCCCTGCACGAGCTTGACGCCGCGCGCGCCCTGATCGCCGCCGGAGAGTTGCGCCCCGCCTTCAAGATGCTGGCGCGGGTGTCGTGGATATTTGAGCAGTTGAACAACGCCTGGGATGTGCTGCGCACGATGACGCCCAGCGAATACACCCGGTTTCGCGAAATACTGGGGGCGTCCAGCGGGTTTCAGTCGTTGCAATACCGGCTGATCGAATTCGCCGTCGGCAACCGCAATCCGGCCATGCTAAAGCCGCACGGGCACGATCCGGCGGCAATTGCCGCGCTGGAGGCTGAGCTGGCGCGCCCGTCGCTTTACGATATCGCGCTCGACCGGCTGGCCGCTGCCGGCTTTGCGGTTCCGCACGGCGTGCTGACCCGTGACCGGCGCGAAAAACACCAGCCCGATCCGGCGGTCGAGGCTGCCTGGGCCGAGGTGTACCGCAAGCCCGAAGCGCATTGGGAGCTGTATGAATTGGCCGAAAAGCTGGTCGATTTTGAGGATTACTTCCGCCGCTGGCGCTTTAACCACGTCACCACAGTTGAACGGATCATCGGCCTGAAACGCGGCACCGGCGGCACCGGCGGCGTCAACTATCTGCGCCGCATGCTGGAGGTCGAGCTGTTCCCCGAACTATGGAGCGTTCGGACGGTACTCTAG
- a CDS encoding MerR family transcriptional regulator: MADNTSDKSADAFRTISEVANWLGVQTHVLRFWESKFTQIKPVKRAGGRRYYRQADMELIGGIKILLHDNGMTIRGVQKILREQGVAAVTKFAPGVDGDDAPMAVDVMPTDNVVPLKPAPRKAAKPKPAPAPTAAQDDLPLEAPSPAEAPTQAPDTAPEPVGEAPAPDAEAETDDAQAKLVALRNRLAALRDRSAGS, encoded by the coding sequence ATGGCCGACAATACATCTGACAAATCTGCGGACGCATTCCGCACCATCAGCGAAGTTGCCAATTGGCTGGGCGTTCAGACCCATGTGCTGCGGTTTTGGGAAAGCAAGTTCACCCAGATCAAGCCGGTCAAACGCGCCGGCGGGCGGCGGTATTATCGCCAAGCGGATATGGAACTGATCGGCGGCATCAAGATCCTGCTGCATGACAACGGCATGACGATCCGCGGCGTGCAGAAAATCCTGCGCGAACAGGGTGTCGCAGCGGTGACGAAATTTGCGCCCGGCGTGGATGGCGATGACGCCCCAATGGCCGTGGACGTGATGCCAACGGACAATGTGGTGCCCCTGAAGCCAGCGCCGCGCAAGGCGGCCAAGCCGAAACCCGCGCCCGCACCAACCGCCGCACAGGACGACTTGCCGCTTGAGGCTCCCTCACCAGCGGAAGCTCCGACACAGGCCCCGGACACTGCGCCCGAACCTGTTGGCGAAGCGCCGGCGCCGGATGCGGAAGCTGAAACCGACGATGCGCAGGCAAAACTGGTCGCCCTGCGCAACCGCCTGGCCGCATTGCGCGACCGCAGCGCCGGTTCCTGA
- a CDS encoding NADH-quinone oxidoreductase subunit B codes for MTGTQVGADKDHATAALNRELQDQGFLVTSSADIINWARTGSLHWMTFGLACCAVEMMHTSMPRYDLERFGTAPRASPRQSDLMIVAGTLTNKMAPALRKVYDQMPEPRYVISMGSCANGGGYYHYSYSVVRGCDRIVPVDIYVPGCPPTAEALLYGILQLQRKIRRTGTIVR; via the coding sequence ATGACCGGAACGCAGGTGGGGGCCGATAAGGACCATGCCACCGCCGCCCTGAACCGAGAGCTTCAGGATCAGGGGTTCCTGGTGACCTCGTCCGCCGACATCATCAACTGGGCGCGCACCGGGTCGCTGCATTGGATGACATTCGGTTTGGCCTGCTGCGCGGTCGAGATGATGCATACGTCCATGCCGCGCTACGATCTGGAACGCTTCGGCACCGCGCCGCGTGCCTCTCCGCGTCAGAGCGATCTGATGATCGTCGCCGGAACGCTGACCAACAAGATGGCCCCGGCGCTGCGCAAGGTTTATGACCAGATGCCCGAGCCGCGTTACGTGATCTCGATGGGCTCCTGCGCCAATGGCGGCGGGTACTATCACTACAGCTATTCCGTGGTGCGCGGCTGCGACCGGATCGTCCCCGTGGACATCTACGTCCCCGGCTGCCCGCCCACGGCTGAGGCGCTGCTGTACGGCATCCTGCAATTGCAGCGAAAGATCCGGCGCACCGGAACGATTGTGCGCTAG
- a CDS encoding DUF177 domain-containing protein: protein MPEQPPNNAYQIPVSQIIRLADLNARGTKAVSVTPDSAARAAVADALGITAVKKLTFSGALIPEGKSDWRLQADLGATVVQPCVVTLDPVTTRIDEPVVRRYLASLNAAPDPDTDPDDGEFEMPEDDTLEPLPVTIDLGAVMLEALALALPQWPRAKGVESGPVQHTEPGRTPMTDEDARPFANLRAQLDAKGDDDG, encoded by the coding sequence ATGCCCGAACAACCGCCGAATAACGCTTATCAAATTCCTGTCAGTCAGATCATCCGTCTGGCTGACCTGAACGCACGGGGCACAAAAGCGGTGTCTGTCACCCCTGACAGCGCGGCGCGTGCGGCCGTGGCCGATGCGCTGGGAATCACCGCCGTGAAGAAGCTGACGTTCAGTGGCGCGCTGATCCCGGAAGGCAAATCCGACTGGCGGTTGCAGGCTGATCTGGGTGCGACGGTCGTGCAGCCCTGCGTCGTGACACTGGACCCGGTCACCACCCGCATCGATGAACCTGTCGTGCGGCGCTATCTGGCCAGTCTGAACGCAGCCCCCGACCCCGACACCGATCCGGACGATGGCGAATTCGAGATGCCCGAGGATGACACGCTGGAACCCCTGCCCGTGACGATCGACCTTGGGGCGGTCATGCTGGAGGCGCTGGCGCTGGCCCTGCCGCAATGGCCGCGCGCCAAGGGGGTCGAATCAGGGCCGGTACAACATACCGAACCCGGCAGGACGCCAATGACCGACGAAGACGCCCGCCCCTTTGCCAATCTGCGCGCGCAACTGGACGCGAAAGGTGACGACGACGGGTGA
- a CDS encoding DUF1761 family protein: protein MRKATAPWAISGLRAPRCSTGAGQRFWRRWRNSLRKTKGETMEPNYAELNWLAILACVIVGQIFLTVWFLVVFADPWARAYGAADKAQHTAEVPPYTYAVGLVCMILLTMGLATLQRGLGVAGVGAGLAFGFYIALHFAIATAVPGYAFLRRWSACFMAVGSQSVLILILSVILAVWR, encoded by the coding sequence ATGCGGAAGGCGACAGCGCCATGGGCGATCAGTGGCCTGCGCGCGCCGCGATGTTCGACCGGGGCTGGACAGCGGTTCTGGCGGCGCTGGCGGAATTCATTACGAAAAACGAAGGGTGAGACGATGGAACCAAACTATGCCGAGTTGAACTGGCTGGCGATCCTGGCCTGCGTGATTGTCGGGCAGATCTTCCTGACGGTCTGGTTTCTGGTGGTCTTCGCAGATCCCTGGGCGCGCGCCTATGGGGCTGCGGACAAGGCGCAGCACACAGCCGAGGTTCCGCCCTATACCTATGCCGTCGGGCTGGTCTGCATGATCCTGCTGACGATGGGTCTGGCCACGTTGCAGCGCGGGCTGGGCGTTGCGGGTGTCGGGGCAGGCTTGGCGTTCGGGTTCTATATCGCGCTGCATTTTGCGATTGCCACAGCCGTACCCGGCTATGCGTTTCTGCGCCGTTGGTCGGCTTGCTTCATGGCCGTCGGCAGTCAGAGCGTTCTGATACTGATCCTGTCGGTGATCCTGGCCGTCTGGCGCTGA
- the ihfA gene encoding integration host factor subunit alpha gives MAGKTLTRMDLTEAVFREVGLSRNESSALVESVLGHMSDALASGETVKISSFGTFSVRDKAARVGRNPKTGEEVPILPRRVMTFRPSHLMKDRVAAGNKS, from the coding sequence ATGGCCGGAAAAACTCTGACACGTATGGACCTGACCGAAGCTGTGTTCCGTGAAGTGGGCCTCAGCCGTAACGAATCTTCGGCACTTGTTGAAAGCGTTCTGGGCCATATGTCCGACGCGCTCGCCTCGGGCGAGACGGTCAAAATCTCGTCCTTCGGTACGTTTTCGGTGCGTGACAAGGCCGCGCGTGTGGGTCGCAACCCCAAGACCGGCGAAGAAGTGCCGATCCTGCCGCGCCGTGTCATGACGTTCCGCCCCTCGCACCTGATGAAGGATCGTGTGGCCGCCGGAAACAAGTCGTAA
- a CDS encoding NADH-quinone oxidoreductase subunit C, whose product MTEALRDLATLIEAKRTDCVIGWDVAFDELTVDVSPSSLISFVEFLKSDSNCRFSTLVDITAVDYPAREARFDVVYHFLSMYQNHRIRLRVATRDGEMLPSLVDVHPSANWFEREVFDMFGLMFTGHPDLRRLLTDYGFRGYPLRKDFPTTGYTEVRYDEAEKRVVYEPVSLVQEYRQFDFMSPWEGAEYILPGDEKDSA is encoded by the coding sequence ATGACCGAAGCCCTGCGCGACCTTGCCACCCTGATCGAGGCCAAACGCACCGATTGCGTCATCGGCTGGGACGTGGCCTTTGATGAGCTGACGGTGGATGTCAGCCCATCCTCGCTGATCTCTTTCGTCGAATTCCTGAAGTCCGACAGCAACTGCCGCTTCTCGACACTGGTTGATATCACCGCCGTCGACTATCCGGCGCGGGAAGCGCGGTTTGACGTCGTCTATCACTTCCTGTCCATGTACCAGAACCACCGCATCCGTCTGCGCGTCGCCACGCGGGACGGAGAGATGCTGCCCTCGCTGGTCGACGTTCACCCCTCCGCCAATTGGTTCGAGCGTGAGGTCTTTGACATGTTCGGCCTGATGTTCACCGGCCACCCGGATCTGCGGCGTTTGCTGACCGATTACGGCTTTCGCGGCTACCCGTTGCGCAAGGATTTCCCGACCACCGGCTATACCGAGGTCCGCTATGACGAAGCCGAAAAGCGCGTCGTCTATGAACCCGTCAGCCTGGTTCAGGAATACCGCCAATTTGACTTCATGTCGCCTTGGGAGGGTGCCGAATACATCCTGCCGGGGGATGAAAAGGACAGCGCCTAA